The following are encoded together in the Bradysia coprophila strain Holo2 unplaced genomic scaffold, BU_Bcop_v1 contig_94, whole genome shotgun sequence genome:
- the LOC119085543 gene encoding NADH dehydrogenase [ubiquinone] 1 alpha subcomplex subunit 6 produces the protein MAGREAVKRSLQQVRPILSVDQNEARRRVLNLYKAWYRQIPYIVMDYDIPKNIDQCRAKLRQEFLKHKNVTDIRVSDMLVIKGQMELKETVEIWKQKGHIMRFWNESEEPKPTDFLSKFIAGHN, from the exons ATGGCTGGTCGTGAGGCTGTAAAAAGGAGTCTTCAGCAAGTTCGCCCTATTCTGTCTGTAGATCAAAACGAGGCACGCCGAAGAGTTCTCAATTTATACAAGGCATGGTACCGTCAAATCCCCTACATTG TTATGGATTATGACATCCCGAAAAATATCGATCAGTGCCGTGCAAAATTACGTCAAGAATTTCTGAAACACAAGAATGTCACCGACATCCGTGTTTCGGATATGCTGGTGATCAAAGGCCAAATGGAACTGAAAGAAACTGTCGAAATTTGGAAGCAAAAGGGGCACATTATGAGATTTTGGAACGAGTCCGAAGAGCCCAAGCCGACAGACTTTTTGTCAAAGTTTATTGCCGGCCATAATTAG